The Blautia luti nucleotide sequence TCAATATCAACACTTACATTATTTTTGGAAAATTCTTTTTGCAAAGCTTCAATAACATCCGCTTTTACACCAATGATATTATCAATCTTCTTCTGCTGAGTTGCAAGCAGGGATGTCTTTTCATCCAGATCTGTCTGCTGTTTGTCAAGTGTGGCCTGCTGTTCTTTCAGCTGTGCTGCAAGCTCTGCCAGGAGTTTTTTCTGCTTATCCAGCTGTTCATCCTGAGAACTTAACTGGCTGTTCTTTTCATCCAGCTCTGTCTGCTGTGCCAGGATCTCAGCAGTATACTGCTCCTGCAGTGCAATCTTATCGTCCCGTTCCTTGATACTCTCATTATAGCTCTTCTGTGCCTGAAAAAGGGTCACACACATGATCAGGACAAAGAGAAGCAACACACCCGCCATCATATCAGAGTAAGAACGCCATACATTAAATCCACTCTCGTCTGATCTTTTCTTTTTGCGCATAGTCTTCTCCTTTTCTTATCTGAAAATACCAAATCTGCCTTTCTGGGAACCTTTTGAAAGTTCTTTCATGGTCTTGTTCATTTCTTCCAGAAGTGCTTCCTGACGTTCCCCCTGTTCCTTCAGAAGCCTGCGCACTTCCATATTTTCTTTTCCGGCAGTAGTCTGAGCTGTTCTTCCGCTGCTCAGATAAATATTATTATTCTCTCCAGCCACTGCCACATCGGCCAGCAGTCTGCGAACCTGTTCCATGGTCTGATAGGTCTTTTTCTGGCAGGAAACGAAATCCTGCATTCTTTCCTCAAGTTCTTCCATAATCCTGCGGTTGGCATCCAGTACCTGTGCACTTGCCTGGTTAGATACTGAGGCCTTTTCCATTCCCTGAGCAGCTGTTTCCACATATTTCTGCATGGTCTGGTTGCAGGCAACCCAGAATTTGGCCGAAGTTTTCTCTGCCTCTTTCAGATAGTCTGCCACTCTCTGATAATCCTGCTGCTGCATTTTCTGGATCTCCTGATTATCCTCAGCGATCCTGGTAGCAGTAGACATATAACGTCCCTGAACATTCCCAAGCTCATTTACGATTTCTTTCATAGTTTCACTCTGTTTCAGGTAAGACTCATTTAGCTGTTCGCTCATGGTACGGTACAGGCTGGTCGTATAATCTGTATTGTCCTTCTGTGCTTTTTTCAGCTGTGCAAGAGCTTCATTGAAATCCTTGAACTGCATTTTAAAAGAGCTGTTCATCTCTCTCATGAAAGATCGCAGGATCTCCTGCATCACATCCTGCTGGCATTTCGTTACAGATTCTGTCAGTACATCCAGAGATTCGTTCATTTTCTGGAAAGTAGGAGTAATGGCTTTCTCAAAGCTTTCTGCCATCTGTGTAGAAAGCTGCTCTGCCATCTGCTTCATGGCACGGGTCTGCAGCTTCTGGCTGGCTACCATAAGATTTCTAGATTCATTTTCTGCTGTAGGAAGTACATAAACATGAAATTTTTCCAGAAATTCCTGGAGTTTCTCGTTCATGCCCGCATAGATGCTCTTCATTCCTGAAGTGTACACAATAGCCAGAGCGATTCCGTAAATAGAAGTCAGAAATGCCACCTTGATACCTTCCACAAGAGACGCCACAGAATTGGTCATCGTCTCATAGCTGGAAGGTTCGAAATTCTTAAGCCCCCATACAAGACCTACAAAAGTTCCCAGAATACCAAGACTTGTAAAAATATCAGGCACCATCTCCAGAAGCTTTTTATGTACATGAAGGTCAATCTCGTCTTCGTTGATGAATTCTTCTACATCTCCGATCCCTTCCTGGGTATTGCCCATGCTGTTAATGAAACTGTCCATTCTGTCATCCAGATACTTGTGGTCAAAGATTCCCTGAAGATGTGTAAGACTATCATTCTTCACCTTTCCCGGTGTCTGAAAGATCCCTGCAAGTTCTTCTGTTCCTCTTTTCAGTGCCTGTGCAATACTGTCTACGCGGAACATTCCCATAAACAGTCCTGCCAGATACAGTACTGTCATAATGCCAAGAAATACGAAGTTGTACGTCATGGTGCTGACAGATCCTTTTCCTATATACACTGTCATTACGATACAAGCTCCAAGCACGATCAGAAAGGTCAGCGCATTCATAATTTTCTTGCCCATAATACACCTCCTGTGTTTTCACTTTTTTGTATATAATATCACAATACCATAGTGATAACAAGGCATATCCCTGTGAATATTTGACGAAAAAAATCCCGGAGCAGGAAAATCATACAAGATTTCCTGTCCCGGGAAGCTTTTATGCATATACTTTATCTTCTTCGATCAGACGTGCCTGTCCGTCCTGAATCTCCACCAGATTGATGCTGCAGTTAGGCGGCACACATCCATGCCAGAAATGTGCATGATCCTGATAAATGTTCTGAAGCAGTGCGCGGACCGCACATCCATGGGAAGAGATCAGAACTGTCTTGTCTGTCAGTGCCGGATCTGTTGTTTTCTCAATCCAGAATTCCCTGGTACGTTTCAGAATATCAGAAATATCCTCTCCGTTTTTCGGACGTTTGAATTTTAGCGGATCCTCAAAAAAGATTTCCATTTCATGGCTGATGATCTTTCCCTGCACATCCTTAAACTGTGTTCCCTCAAGAACTCCAAAATCAATCTCCTGAATTCTTTTATCTTCAATAACAGGAATCTTTCTGTCTCCCAGCACACATCTGGCAGTCTGTTTTGCCCTTGTCAGAGGACTGGTAAAGCAGATGTCAAAATGTACATCCTTCAATGCTTCGCCTGTCTTTTCTGCAAGTTCGATTCCCTCCGGTGCCAGGGGAATATCTACTGCCCCCTGCACTTTCTTTCGTTTATTCCACTGGGTTATCCCATGTCTTAATACATAAAGTAACATTAACTTCTCAGCTCGATTCCAAGGTCAGTCAGACCATTTAAGATCTTCTTCATTGCTGCTGTGATCTCGTTCTCTTCGAGAGTCTTGTCATGATGGCGGAATACCAGAGAATAAGCCATAGACTTGTATCCTTCTTTAATCTGGTTTCCTTCGTAGATATCAAATAACTGATAGCTCTCGAGGATTTTTCCGCCTCTCTGTACAAGAACATGCTCAATCTGTCCTGCAAGAACAGTTTTCGGAACTACCATACTTAAGTCACGGGTTACTGCTGGATATTTGGCAATTCCTGTGTATTTATGGTTGAAACTTGCAAATTCAAGAACTGTAAGGATATCGATCACTGCCACATATGCCTTTTCACCGATTCCATAAGTATCAGCAACCAGTGGATGAACCTCTCCAAGGTACCCTACAACTTTGCCATCATAGATCATGTTTGCCTGTCTTCCCGGATGGAGATAAGTCTTACCGCTGTTCGGATCATAATCTACTTTATCTCTCATGCCGACTTTCTCAAAGAACTCTTCGCAAACGCCCTTCATATCAAAGAAATCACCGTTTCCATACATACCAAGTGTGAAATGCATACGTTCATCCGGAAGTTCTGTCAGAGGCAGGGAATGCGGACGATATACATTACCAAGTTCATAGAGACGAACGTCTTTATTTCTTCTGTTATAGTTAGTGGCCAGAGAACTTAGCATACCGTTTAATGTAGTAGTTCTCATTACACTGTAATCCTCTCCCAGAGGATTGCTGATCACGATTCCCTGACGAAGTTCGCTGTCAGCCGGAAGTCTTAATTTATCAAATACCTTGGGGCTCTCAAATGAATAGCTCATTCCTTCGGAGAATCCGCAGTATTCAGCGATATCACGTGCTACTGCTTCAATACGAAGCTTGAATGGAAGTTTACCTGTAGTAGCTTCACCTGTAGGGAGTGTTGTCGGGATCTTGTCATATCCGAAGAATCTGGCAACTTCTTCTGCTACGTCTGCCACATAGTGGATATCCTGACGGAAAGTAGGAGCCACGATTTCGTTTGTCTTCTCATCATATGTCAGTTCTACTTTTGCAAGGTATGCAAGCATTTCTTCCGGTGTCAGGTCTGTTCCGAGAAGTGCATTGATCTTCTCAGGTTTGAACGGAACTCTGGATGGCTCTCTTACTTCGCTGCATACATCTACCATTCCGCCTACAACTTCGCCTGCGCCAAGTTCTTCCATAAGCTGGCATGCTCTGTCGATAGCTGCCTGTGCATTATTCGGATCAAGACCTTTCTCGAATTTACCGGAAGCATCTGTTCTCAGACCGATTCTCTTGGAAGAAAGACGGATATTTGTTCCGTCAAAGCATGCTGCTTCGAAAAGAACTGTCTTTACATTATCAGTGATCATGGAGTTCTCACCGCCCATGATACCAGCGATGCCGACTGCTTTCTCACCGTCACAGATCATCAGTACCTGATCATCCATGGTACGTTCCTGACCATCAAGTGTCACGAATTTCTCATCATTTTTTGCACGGCGTACAACAATCTCTTTTCCTGCAATTGTATCCAGGTCATACGCATGCATTGGCTGACCGAACTCTTCCATTACATAGTTTGTAATATCTACAAGGTTGTTGATCGGGCGGATTCCGTTGGCAGCCAGACATCTCTGCATCCATTTCGGGGACGGTCCGATCTTAACATTCTTTACAACTCTTGCACAGTAACGTGGGCAGAGCTGCGGATCTTCTACTGTAACTTTTACATAATCAGATGCTTTCTCGTCATTTCCCCTGCACTTTACAACCGGAGGGCAGAACTTCTTGTCAAAAGTAGCTGCTGCTTCTCTTGCGATTCCAAGTACACCATAGCAGTCTACACGGTTGGATGTGATCTCATATTCAAATACAACGTCATCCAGTCCCAGTGCTTTGATAGCACTCTCACCTACAACAGCATCTTCCGGGAAAATATAGATTCCATATTCCGGTGCTTCCGGATACATTTCTCTTGTGCTTCCCAGTTCTTCGATTGAGCACATCATACCGCAGGACTCAACTCCACGGAGTTTCCCTTTCTTGATCTCGATTCCGCCTGGAGTTTTCTTTCCGTCATGACCGCCTGCTACACGTCCGCCGTCAAGAACAACCGGAACCTTGTCTCCCTCTTTTACATTCGGAGCACCTGTAACGATCTGTACAGATTCTGTTCCGATGTTTACCTGGCAGATGATCAGTTTATCTGCATCCGGATGTTTCTCGATCTTGTCGATCTGTCCGATTACGATCTTATCCAGATCTGCATCCAGTTTCTCGAAGCCTTCCACCTTTGTTCCGGTCAGTGTCATGGCATCTGTATATTCCTGTGCTGTCACATCAAGATCCGGCACATACATTTTAATCCAAGATAATGAAGTATTCATTTTGTT carries:
- a CDS encoding MotA/TolQ/ExbB proton channel family protein → MGKKIMNALTFLIVLGACIVMTVYIGKGSVSTMTYNFVFLGIMTVLYLAGLFMGMFRVDSIAQALKRGTEELAGIFQTPGKVKNDSLTHLQGIFDHKYLDDRMDSFINSMGNTQEGIGDVEEFINEDEIDLHVHKKLLEMVPDIFTSLGILGTFVGLVWGLKNFEPSSYETMTNSVASLVEGIKVAFLTSIYGIALAIVYTSGMKSIYAGMNEKLQEFLEKFHVYVLPTAENESRNLMVASQKLQTRAMKQMAEQLSTQMAESFEKAITPTFQKMNESLDVLTESVTKCQQDVMQEILRSFMREMNSSFKMQFKDFNEALAQLKKAQKDNTDYTTSLYRTMSEQLNESYLKQSETMKEIVNELGNVQGRYMSTATRIAEDNQEIQKMQQQDYQRVADYLKEAEKTSAKFWVACNQTMQKYVETAAQGMEKASVSNQASAQVLDANRRIMEELEERMQDFVSCQKKTYQTMEQVRRLLADVAVAGENNNIYLSSGRTAQTTAGKENMEVRRLLKEQGERQEALLEEMNKTMKELSKGSQKGRFGIFR
- a CDS encoding histidine phosphatase family protein, with amino-acid sequence MLLYVLRHGITQWNKRKKVQGAVDIPLAPEGIELAEKTGEALKDVHFDICFTSPLTRAKQTARCVLGDRKIPVIEDKRIQEIDFGVLEGTQFKDVQGKIISHEMEIFFEDPLKFKRPKNGEDISDILKRTREFWIEKTTDPALTDKTVLISSHGCAVRALLQNIYQDHAHFWHGCVPPNCSINLVEIQDGQARLIEEDKVYA
- the pheT gene encoding phenylalanine--tRNA ligase subunit beta, with the translated sequence MNTSLSWIKMYVPDLDVTAQEYTDAMTLTGTKVEGFEKLDADLDKIVIGQIDKIEKHPDADKLIICQVNIGTESVQIVTGAPNVKEGDKVPVVLDGGRVAGGHDGKKTPGGIEIKKGKLRGVESCGMMCSIEELGSTREMYPEAPEYGIYIFPEDAVVGESAIKALGLDDVVFEYEITSNRVDCYGVLGIAREAAATFDKKFCPPVVKCRGNDEKASDYVKVTVEDPQLCPRYCARVVKNVKIGPSPKWMQRCLAANGIRPINNLVDITNYVMEEFGQPMHAYDLDTIAGKEIVVRRAKNDEKFVTLDGQERTMDDQVLMICDGEKAVGIAGIMGGENSMITDNVKTVLFEAACFDGTNIRLSSKRIGLRTDASGKFEKGLDPNNAQAAIDRACQLMEELGAGEVVGGMVDVCSEVREPSRVPFKPEKINALLGTDLTPEEMLAYLAKVELTYDEKTNEIVAPTFRQDIHYVADVAEEVARFFGYDKIPTTLPTGEATTGKLPFKLRIEAVARDIAEYCGFSEGMSYSFESPKVFDKLRLPADSELRQGIVISNPLGEDYSVMRTTTLNGMLSSLATNYNRRNKDVRLYELGNVYRPHSLPLTELPDERMHFTLGMYGNGDFFDMKGVCEEFFEKVGMRDKVDYDPNSGKTYLHPGRQANMIYDGKVVGYLGEVHPLVADTYGIGEKAYVAVIDILTVLEFASFNHKYTGIAKYPAVTRDLSMVVPKTVLAGQIEHVLVQRGGKILESYQLFDIYEGNQIKEGYKSMAYSLVFRHHDKTLEENEITAAMKKILNGLTDLGIELRS